Proteins from a genomic interval of Phocoena phocoena chromosome 20, mPhoPho1.1, whole genome shotgun sequence:
- the SLC12A4 gene encoding solute carrier family 12 member 4 isoform X3, whose translation MPHFTVVPVDGPRRGDYDNLEGISWVDYGERADREDSEGHGNHKESSPFLCPMEASRGSDYHDRNLALFEEELDIRPKVSSLLGKLVSYTNLTQGAKEHEEAEIGEGARRRAAKAPSMGTLMGVYLPCLQNIFGVILFLRLTWMVGTAGVLQALLIVLICCCCTLLTAISMSAIATNGVVPAGGSYFMISRSLGPEFGGAVGLCFYLGTTFAAAMYILGAIEILLTYIAPPAAMFYPTGTHDMSSATLNNMRVYGTIFLTFMTLVVFVGVKYVNKFASLFLACVIISILSIYAGGVKSIFDPPVFPVCMLGNRTLSRDQFDVCAKTAMVDNETVATRLWSLFCHSPNLTADSCDPYFLLNNVTEIPGIPGAAAGVLQENLWSTYLEKGEVVEKHGLPSTDALGLKESLPLYVVADIATSFTVLVGIFFPSVTGIMAGSNRSGDLRDAQKSIPVGTILAIVTTSLVYFSSVVLFGACIEGVVLRDKYGDGVSRNLVVGTLAWPSPWVIVIGSFFSTCGAGLQSLTGAPRLLQAIAKDNIIPFLRVFGHGKANGEPTWALLLTALIAELGILIASLDMVAPILSMFFLMCYLFVNLACAVQTLLRTPNWRPRFKYYHWALSFLGMSLCLALMFVSSWYYALVAMLIAGMIYKYIEYQGAEKEWGDGIRGLSLSAARYALLRLEEGPPHTKNWRPQLLVLLKLDEDLHVKYPRLLTFASQLKAGKGLTIVGSVIQGSFLESYGEAQAAEQTIKNMMEIEKVKGFCQVVVASKVREGLAHLIQSCGLGGMRHNSVVLGWPYGWRQSEDPRAWKTFIDTVRCTTAAHLALLVPKNIAFYPSNHERYLEGHIDVWWIVHDGGMLMLLPFLLRQHKVWRKCRMRIFTVAQMDDNSIQMKKDLAVFLYHLRLEAEHNSDISAYTYERTLMMEQRSQMLRQMRLTKTEREREAQLVKDRHSALRLESLYSDEEEESAAGTDKIQMTWTRDKYMAAEPWDPSHAPDNFRELVHIKPDQSNVRRMHTAVKLNEVIVTRSHDARLVLLNMPGPPKNSEGDENYMEFLEVLTEGLERVLLVRGGGREVITIYS comes from the exons GAAGAGCTGGACATCCGCCCAAAGGTATCATCTCTTCTGGGCAAGCTCGTCAGCTACACCAACCTCACACAGGGCGCCAAGGAGCATGAGGAGGCTGAGATTGGAGAGGGTGCCCGCCGGAGAGCAGCCAAG GCACCCAGCATGGGCACCCTCATGGGGGTGTACCTGCCCTGCCTGCAGAATATCTTTGGGGTTATCCTCTTCCTGCGGCTGACCTGGATGGTGGGCACGGCCGGTGTGCTGCAGGCCCTCCTCATTGTGCTCATTTGCTGCTGTTGT ACCTTGCTGACGGCCATCTCCATGAGCGCCATTGCCACCAACGGCGTGGTTCCAG CTGGGGGCTCCTATTTCATGATCTCCCGCTCGCTGGGACCAGAATTTGGAGGGGCTGTTGGCCTGTGCTTCTACCTGGGAACAACATTTGCAGCGGCTATGTACATCCTGGGGGCCATTGAGATCCTGCTG ACCTACATTGCCCCACCAGCCGCCATGTTTTACCCAACAGGCACTCATGACATGTCGAGTGCCACCTTGAACAATATGCGGGTGTATGGGACCATTTTTCTGACCTTCATGACCCTGGTGGTGTTTGTTGGTGTCAAGTATGTGAACAAATTTGCCTCGCTCTTCCTGGCCTGTGTGATCATCTCCATCCTCTCCATCTATGCTGGAGGCGTCAAGTCTATTTTTGACCCTCCCGTGTTTCC AGTATGTATGCTGGGCAATAGGACCCTGTCCCGGGACCAGTTTGATGTCTGTGCCAAGACAGCCATGGTGGACAATGAGACGGTGGCCACTCGGCTCTGGAGCCTCTTCTGCCACAGCCCCAACCTCACCGCAGACTCCTGCGACCCCTACTTTCTGCTCAACAATGTGACTGAGATCCCTGGCATCCCTGGTGCAGCTGCTGGCGTGCTCCAGG AAAACCTGTGGAGCACCTACCTGGAGAAGGGTGAGGTCGTGGAGAAGCACGGGCTGCCCTCCACAGACGCCCTTGGCCTGAAGGAGAGCCTGCCCCTGTACGTGGTGGCCGACATCGCCACATCCTTCACCGTGCTAGTTGGCATCTTCTTCCCCTCCGTAACAG GCATTATGGCTGGCTCAAACCGCTCCGGGGACCTCCGAGATGCGCAGAAGTCCATCCCAGTGGGGACCATTCTGGCCATTGTTACAACCTCCCTTGTGT ACTTCAGCAGCGTGGTTCTCTTTGGCGCCTGCATCGAGGGTGTGGTCCTCCGGGACAA GTACGGCGATGGCGTCAGCAGGAACCTGGTGGTGGGCACGTTAGCCTGGCCTTCGCCCTGGGTCATCGTCATCGGCTCCTTCTTCTCAACCTGCGGCGCCGGCCTACAGAGCCTCACTGGGGCACCACGCCTGTTGCAGGCCATCGCCAAGGACAACATCATCCCCTTCCTCCGG GTTTTTGGCCATGGCAAGGCAAATGGCGAACCAACATGGGCACTCCTCCTGACAGCACTCATCGCTGAGCTGGGCATCCTCATCGCCTCCCTTGACATGGTGGCCCCCATTCTATCCAT GTTCTTCCTGATGTGTTACCTGTTTGTGAACCTGGCCTGTGCTGTGCAGACGCTCCTAAGGACCCCCAACTGGCGGCCTCGGTTCAAGTACTATCACTG GGCGCTGTCCTTCCTGGGCATGAGCCTCTGCCTGGCTCTTATGTTTGTCTCGTCCTGGTACTATGCCCTGGTTGCCATGCTCATTGCCGGCATGATCTACAAGTACATTGAGTACCAAGG GGCTGAGAAGGAGTGGGGCGACGGGATCCGAGGCCTGTCCCTGAGTGCTGCCCGCTATGCACTGCTGCGGCTAGAGGAGGGACCTCCTCACACCAAGAACTGGCG ACCTCAGCTGCTGGTGCTGCTGAAGCTCGATGAGGACCTTCATGTGAAGTACCCACGGCTCCTCACTTTCGCCTCCCAGCTTAAGGCCGGCAAGGGCCTGACCATTGTTGGTTCTGTCATCCAGGGCAGCTTCTTGGAGAGCTATGGCGAGGCCCAGGCCGCTGAGCAG ACAATCAAGAACATGATGGAGATTGAGAAGGTGAAGGGCTTCTGCCAGGTGGTGGTGGCCAGCAAGGTGCGTGAGGGGCTGGCCCACCTCATCCAGTCTTGCGGCCTGGGTGGCATGAGGCATAACTCCGTGGTGCTGGGCTGGCCCTACGGCTGGCGACAGAGTGAGGACCCACGTGCCTGGAAGACCTTTATTG acaCCGTGCGCTGCACCACGGCCGCCCACCTGGCCCTGCTCGTGCCCAAGAACATCGCCTTCTACCCCAGCAACCACGAGCGCTACCTGGAGGGCCACATCGACGTGTGGTGGATTGTCCACGACGGCGGCATGCTCATGCTTTTGCCCTTCCTGTTACGCCAGCACAAG GTCTGGAGGAAGTGCCGGATGCGCATCTTCACGGTGGCCCAGATGGATGACAACAGCATCCAGATGAAGAAGGATCTGGCTGTCTTCCTGTACCACCTGCGCCTCGAGGCAGAG CATAACAGCGACATCTCTGCATATACCTACGAGCGGACACTGATGATGGAGCAGCGCTCCCAGATGCTGCGGCAAATGAGGCTGACCAAGACTGAGCGGGAGCGAGAG GCCCAGCTGGTCAAGGACCGGCACTCAGCCCTGCGGCTGGAGAGCCTGTACTCAGACGAGGAGGAAGAGTCTGCAGCTGGGACTGACAAGATCCAGATGACATGGACACGGGACAAATATATGGCAGCAGAGCCCTGGGATCCCAGCCATGCCCCTGACAACTTCCGGGAGCTGGTACATATTAAGCC GGACCAATCCAATGTGCGGCGCATGCACACGGCTGTGAAGCTCAATGAAGTCATTGTCACACGCTCCCATGACGCCCGCCTGGTCCTACTGAACATGCCCGGCCCACCCAAGAACAGCGAGGGCGATGAGAACT ACATGGAGTTCCTGGAGGTGCTGACTGAGGGCCTCGAACGGGTGCTGTTGGTCCGTGGTGGTGGCCGTGAAGTCATCACCATCTACTCCTGA